ATGGCCATGGCGTCGTCCCCGGTGCCGCGGATGAAGTTGTCGGTCACCTTGATGTCACTGCCGGTGGTGCCGGTCAGCGAGACGTTGTTGATGTTGCACCCGTCGGCCCAGATCGAGGTGAAGAAGTTGCCCGCCACCGTGCCGCCGGTGCCGGAGGCCCAGAGGCTGGACTCGACGTGCTGGACCCACATGGACTCGATCGACCAGTCGCTGCCGGTGGTGTCCTCGGCCCCGCCGCCGCCGTCGACCTCGGCGCGGCTCAGCGCGTCGGAGTCGATGTGGAAGCTCTGCAGGTGGCAGGAGGTGCACTGGAACGCGGAGCCCAGCGCCACGCTGTTGGGCAGCGGGACGTCGCGGTAGATCTCGCTGTACAGGTAGCCCGCCCCCTCCACCGTCACGTTGTCCACCACGATGCTCGCGGTGCCGGTCAGGTAGAACGTGCCCTGCGGGATCCACAGGATCTCGTGGTCCGCCGCCGCCTCGTTGACGCAGTTCTGGATGTCGGCGGTGCTGTCGACCGCGCCGGGCGCGGCCGTGCCGTTGGTCGGGGTGTCGTCGGGGACCGCGCCGCAGCTGGTGATGGAGATGGAGTTCGCCGGCTGGGCGGCCGGGGCGGGCGCGTCGAACAGGTCGATCGAGTTGATCCAGTAGGACCCGGCGGTGTTGGACGAGTCCTCCTGGAGGCCGAAGGTCGCGCCCGGCGGGATCGGGGTGCCGGTGACGAAGGCGTGGAATTCGTCCCAGAAGTCGCGCGGGCTGCCGTCGGCGGGGTTCTGGTCGCTGCCGTTGTAGTTGTCGTCGCCCTCGTACTGCCAGCTCTGGATCGAGTTCAGGGCCAGGGCCTGCCGGAACACCCCGTTGACGTAGAAGTCCAGCGTGTTGGTGAGCCCTCCGCCGGTGGCGGAGTCCGGGACGGAGGCGCGCACGTTGATGAAGCTGATCGGCTGACCGGTGTCGTTGGTCCACTGAACGGACTGGCCGGTGCCGGTCAGTTGGACGTAGGCGTGGCCGGTGGCCTCCCCCTGCGGGCTGTCGTACTCGGAGGTGGGCGCCGAGGTCAGTGACACCACGCCGGCCCCGCCGCCCAGCGCGCCCTCCGGCGCCTGGTAGGTGGTGAACGGCGTGGTCGCGCCGGCCACGCTCGGCGAGGGGGTGCCCGGCGCCTGGTACGCGGTGGCGGTGGAGGGGGCAGCCGCCACCGCGGCCGACGCCGGCAGGACCGCCAGCATCAGGCCGGCGACGGCGGTGGCCGCCGCGGTGCACATGGCTAACAGCCTGCGCGGGCGGCGGCGGGAGGGGAGCGGCTGCACGGTCGGGGCAGAGTGTCTCATCGGTCTCCCTGGTTGACGTCGTGCCGAACCTCGACCGCGGCAACCGCGCTGCGGCGCCTGGAGGGGCCGGTGGGTTCGATTGGTGTGCAGAGAGTAGGACCAGGGACACATCGCCGCAATAGTTGCAGATAAGTTACTCAATATTGATGTGAGGTACTGCAAAAAACCGACAGCGACTCCCCCCGCCGGCCTGCTCGAACCGACGCGGCCGAGCACCCGGCCGGCCGGCCGGCGGGGCCGCAGTGGGTAATCCCCGCACCCGAGCCGCGGCGGGTCGGTTACCCTCAGAACCTCTGGTGAGCCGGGAAGTCTGGTCGGCGGCGCGCGACAGCCCCCGAGGGGCGGCGCGTCCGTTCGCCTGCCCCGGGAGTCCTGATGTCCTCCAGCTACCGCCTTCGCAAGCCTCGGGGCGGGTTCCGGGTCGCCGCCTGGCGGCTCGAAGCCCTGCGTACCAACCTCTGGCTGGTGCCCGCGCTGGAGTCGCTGCTCGCGACCGCGCTCTTCGCCGCCACCGTCGCCGTGGACCGGGCCGCCTACGACGGCCGGCTGACCCTGCCCACCTGGGTCCTGGCCGGAAGCGCCGACGGGGCCCGGCAGATCCTGACCACCGTGGCGGCGGCCGTGATCACCGTCGTCGGCCTGGTGTTCTCGATCACCATAGTGGCGCTGACGCTGGCCTCGACCCAGTTCGGCCCGCGGCTGCTGCGGAACTTCATCCGCGACCGCGGCACCCAGCACACCCTGGGCACCTTCGTGGCCACCTTCCTCTACACCGTTCTGGTGCTGGTCGCGGTGAGCCCGGGACCGCACGGCGACTTCGTGCCGCATCTGTCGATGACCGTCGCGCTCGCGCTGACCGTGCTCGACCTGGCCATGCTGATCTACTTCATCAACCACATCGCCAGGACCATCCAGCTGCCGGAGGTGATAGCCGCAGTGGCGGCCGACCTGGCGAAGGCGATCGTCGACCAGGGCGGCGCCGACGCCAGCGCGGTGGACGGGCGCGAGCGCGGCCTGTCCCCCGCGGAGCTGCTGGCCCGGATGGACAGCGCGGGCGCGGTGATCCCCACCCCGGCCAGCGGCTACCTGCAGTACCTGCGCCACGACCGGCTGATCCGGATCGCGCGTGAGGCCGATGCGGTGATCCACCTGCCCTACCGGCCGGGCCACTTCCTGGTCGAGGGCGCGCCGCTGGCCGTGGTCTGGCCCGCCGAGGCCGCCCCGCACGTGGCGGCGAACCTGGGCCGGGGCCAGGCCACCGGCCCCTACCGGACCCTGTCCCAGGACATCTCCTTCGGCATCGACCAGTTGGTGGAGATCGCGATCCGCGCCCTCTCCCCCGCCGTCAACGACACCTTCACCGCACTGACCTGCATCGACTGGCTCGGGGACTGCCTGTGCCGGATCACCCTGGGCTGGCACCCGCAGCGGGTGCACCGCGACCGCGACGGGTACGTGCGGGTGTTCGCCCAGCAGGTCGCCTACGACCGCCTGGTGCAGCGCGCCTTCGACAAGGTCCGCCAGGCCTCGGTCGCCATGCCCGCGGTGATGATCCGTCAACTCGACGCCCTGCACCGGGTCGCCGAGCAGACCGTGGACCCGGACCGCAGGCAGGTCCTGCTGGACCAGGCCCAGCTGATCGCCAACACCTGTGACGCCACGGTGCCGGAGCAGGCCGACCGCGACGACGTCCGGCGTCGCTTCCAGCTGCTGTTCGACCTCTGCTCGGCGGGCCCGGCCGGCGAGCTGCCGAGCGTCCGCCTCGCGCCGCTCGGCAGCGGGGCCGGTGCTACTGCCCCGTGATGTACTTCATGGTCGGGCCGGTGGTCCAGCCGCCGTCGACGGCCAGCTCGGCACCGGTGATGTAGGAAGCGGCGTCGGAGAGCAGGAAGACCACGGCCGACGCGATCTCCGGGGCCTCGCCGACGCGCCCCATCGGCGTGTTCGGGTAGTTGCCCTCCCCTTGCCGGATGCCGGTCACGGCGGTCATCGGGGTGTAGGTCATGCCGGGGTGCACCGAGTTCACCCGGATCCGGTCGGTGCCCAGTTCGACGGACCCGATCTTGCTCAGCCCGCGCACCCCCCACTTCGAGGCGCCGTAGCTGCCGGTGAAGGCCATGCCCATCAGCCCGGCCGCGGAGGAGATGTTCACGATCGAGCCGCCGCCGGCCTCCTTGAGGGCCGGTATCACGGACTTCATGCCGATGAACACGCCCACCAGGTTGACCTCCAGCACCCGGCGGAAGTGCTCGACGGACTCCGCCTCCAGCAGGCTGCCCGTGGAGATCCCGGCATTGTTGACCAGGCCGTCGAGGCGGCCGAACTCCGCGACGGCGAACCCGACCACCCGGTTCCAGTCCTCCTCGGAGGTGACGTCCAGCCGCGCGAAGCGGCCGGCCTCGCCGAGCTCCGCGACCAGCGCGGCGCCGTCCTCCTCCAGTACGTCGGCCACCACGACGCGGGCCCCGGCGGCCACGGCCTGGCGCGCGGCCTCCGCGCCCAGCCCGCGCGCGCCGCCGGTGATGATGACGACCTTGTTCCCAAGGGTGCTCATGTGGTGCTCCTCGTGCTGTTGGGGTGTAGCGGGTCCGGCGTTCGGGAACGCGTCGGCGGCGGGGGCGCCTGCAGCAGGGCGACGCTCACATTCGCCAGGTCCGCCAGGAACAGCGGCTCGTCGGTGAGCGGGGGGAGCTGCTCCTGGTACTGCTGGGCGCGGTCGGCCAGCATGTGGCCCACCAGGGTCAGCACCTGCTCGACCCGCTCCAGGCGCAGCGGCTCGGCCAACCCGGACCGGTCGGCCAGCCGGGACTCGATCGCGGTGACGAGCTCCCAGACCCGGGTGCCCGCCAGCAGCGGGTGGGGGGTGCGGGTGCGCAGGCCGCTGGTGTGGGTCCGCTGGGCCACGATCCGCAGGCCGTACCGGCCGCGCTCGGTGGCCAGCTCCCGGCCCTCGACCGCGACCAGCAGTCCGACCAGCTCGGCCAGTCCGAGTGGGCTCGGGCCGTCCGGCTCCGGGCGGCCGAGCTCGTCGAGCAGCCCGCGCAGGGTCGCCTCGGTGCGGGCCTGGCGGTCCTTCAGGATGGTGTCCAGCAGCGCCTGGCGGGAGCCGAAGTGGTACTGGATCGCCGACGGGTTGGACTGGCCGGCCAGCCTGGTGATGTCCCGGGTCTGGGTGCCGTCCACACCGAGCGTGGCGAACAGCTGCTCGGCCGCGCGGATCAGCTTCTCCCGGGTGTCACCCTCGTTCTGCTTGCGTGCCATGCCCACATATTAATACTGGGCATTATTAACCACAAGCGACCGAGGGACGCTTGGCGGGCCGTCGGCCGGGGAATGGCATCGGGGTCATGACAATCGGTGGATGGTGCGGAGGTCTTTCGATGGCGTTCGGAAAATGGGTTTCCCTCGCGGCGGCGGCATCGCTGGTACTGGGCCTGGCAGGAGCGGCGCAGGCCAGCAGCATCGGCCCGCACGGCAGCAAGGCGGCCCGGACGGTCAGGGTCTCGGCGGCGGCGCCCACCGGATGCGGCTTCGTCGCCTCGGTGCCCGCCGACCGGTTCAAGGGCGTCCCGGTGTTCAACGCGGCCGAGGCCGCCAAGCCCTACACCGTGAAGCTGCACACGGACCAGGGGCTGATCGCCTTCCAGGCGCTGACCGCCGCCGCCCCGTGCACGACCTTCTCCTTCAAGTTCCTGGCGTCGCAGCAGTACTTCAACCGCACCCACTGCCACCGGCTCACCACCCAGGGCATCTTCGTCCTGCAGTGCGGAGACCCCACCGGCACCGGCAGCGGCGGCCCCGGCTACTCGTTCAACGACGAGAACCTGACCGGTGCGACCTACCCGGCCGGCACGGTGGCGATGGCCAACGCCGGCCCCAACACCAATGGCAGCCAGTTCTTCTTCGTCTGGAAGGACACCACGCTGCCGCCCGACTACACCCCCTTCGGCCGGGTGACCCAGGGCATGGCCGTGCTGGAGAAGATAGCCGCGGCCGGTGACGACTCCCAGAACGGCCCGGGCGACGGCTTCCCGACCCTGCCGGTGGACATCAGCAGCGTGACCGTCAACAGCGCCGGCAGCCGGTAGCCCTCCACGGAGCCCGGCCCTCGTGTTTCCAT
The Streptacidiphilus albus JL83 genome window above contains:
- a CDS encoding DUF2254 domain-containing protein, with protein sequence MSSSYRLRKPRGGFRVAAWRLEALRTNLWLVPALESLLATALFAATVAVDRAAYDGRLTLPTWVLAGSADGARQILTTVAAAVITVVGLVFSITIVALTLASTQFGPRLLRNFIRDRGTQHTLGTFVATFLYTVLVLVAVSPGPHGDFVPHLSMTVALALTVLDLAMLIYFINHIARTIQLPEVIAAVAADLAKAIVDQGGADASAVDGRERGLSPAELLARMDSAGAVIPTPASGYLQYLRHDRLIRIAREADAVIHLPYRPGHFLVEGAPLAVVWPAEAAPHVAANLGRGQATGPYRTLSQDISFGIDQLVEIAIRALSPAVNDTFTALTCIDWLGDCLCRITLGWHPQRVHRDRDGYVRVFAQQVAYDRLVQRAFDKVRQASVAMPAVMIRQLDALHRVAEQTVDPDRRQVLLDQAQLIANTCDATVPEQADRDDVRRRFQLLFDLCSAGPAGELPSVRLAPLGSGAGATAP
- a CDS encoding glucose 1-dehydrogenase, with the translated sequence MSTLGNKVVIITGGARGLGAEAARQAVAAGARVVVADVLEEDGAALVAELGEAGRFARLDVTSEEDWNRVVGFAVAEFGRLDGLVNNAGISTGSLLEAESVEHFRRVLEVNLVGVFIGMKSVIPALKEAGGGSIVNISSAAGLMGMAFTGSYGASKWGVRGLSKIGSVELGTDRIRVNSVHPGMTYTPMTAVTGIRQGEGNYPNTPMGRVGEAPEIASAVVFLLSDAASYITGAELAVDGGWTTGPTMKYITGQ
- a CDS encoding TetR/AcrR family transcriptional regulator → MARKQNEGDTREKLIRAAEQLFATLGVDGTQTRDITRLAGQSNPSAIQYHFGSRQALLDTILKDRQARTEATLRGLLDELGRPEPDGPSPLGLAELVGLLVAVEGRELATERGRYGLRIVAQRTHTSGLRTRTPHPLLAGTRVWELVTAIESRLADRSGLAEPLRLERVEQVLTLVGHMLADRAQQYQEQLPPLTDEPLFLADLANVSVALLQAPPPPTRSRTPDPLHPNSTRSTT
- a CDS encoding peptidylprolyl isomerase; protein product: MAFGKWVSLAAAASLVLGLAGAAQASSIGPHGSKAARTVRVSAAAPTGCGFVASVPADRFKGVPVFNAAEAAKPYTVKLHTDQGLIAFQALTAAAPCTTFSFKFLASQQYFNRTHCHRLTTQGIFVLQCGDPTGTGSGGPGYSFNDENLTGATYPAGTVAMANAGPNTNGSQFFFVWKDTTLPPDYTPFGRVTQGMAVLEKIAAAGDDSQNGPGDGFPTLPVDISSVTVNSAGSR